Proteins co-encoded in one Bubalus bubalis isolate 160015118507 breed Murrah chromosome 7, NDDB_SH_1, whole genome shotgun sequence genomic window:
- the CASP6 gene encoding caspase-6 isoform X2 yields MSSEPAPHRAPGPASTASHVDADCFLCVFLSHGEGNHIYAYDAKIEIQTLTGLFKGDKCQSLVGKPKIFIIQACRGSQHDVPVMPLDAVDHGTDMPDANLTQVDAASVYTLPAGADFLMCYSVAEGYYSHRETVNGSWYIQDLCEMLGKFGSSLEFTELLTLVNRKVSQRRVDFCRDPNAIGKKQVPCFASMLTKKLHFSPKSK; encoded by the exons CATCAACTGCTAGCCACGTAGATGCAGActgctttttgtgtgttttcctgAGTCACGGTGAAGGCAACCACATCTATGCATATGATGCCAAAATTGAAATTCAGACGTTAACAGGCTTGTTCAAAGGAGACAAGTGTCAGAGCCTGGTTGGAAAACCCAAGATATTTATCATTCAG GCGTGTCGGGGCAGCCAGCACGACGTGCCGGTCATGCCTCTGGATGCAGTCGATCACGGGACAGACATGCCGGATGCCAACCTAACCCAGGTGGACGCGGCCTCGGTTTATACACTTCCTGCTGGAGCCGACTTCCTGATGTGCTACTCTGTGGCAGAAG GTTATTATTCTCATCGGGAAACTGTGAATGGTTCATGGTATATTCAAGATTTGTGTGAGATGCTGGGGAAATTCGGCTCCTCTTTGGAGTTCACAGAGCTCCTCACCCTGGTGAACAGGAAGGTTTCTCAGCGCCGAGTCGACTTCTGCAGAGACCCAAATGCTATTGGAAAGAAGCAGGTTCCCTGCTTTGCCTCAATGCTAACTAAAAAGCTGCACTTCTCTCCAAAATCTAAATGA
- the MCUB gene encoding calcium uniporter regulatory subunit MCUb, mitochondrial yields MMLRRGPWPWRARLLPTPGTQGRAHPRPPMPQVLCVKLCGNLKFYQSNVYSTLVPSDEITISYKHGLPLITLTLPSRKERCQFVVKPMLSTVGSFLQDLQNEDTGIRTAAIFTADGTEIAASTLMEILLKNDFKLVIDKITYDVQCPKKENLSSEQATEMENMKSLVYRLFTALHLEEFQKKREHHLLEKIDHLKGQLQPLEQMKARIEARSEAKISGLLWAGLAMLSVQGGAMAWLTWWVYSWDIMEPVTYFITFANSMVFFAYFIVTRQDYTYSAVKSRQFLHFFHKRSKQQHFDVEQYNKLKDDLAKATEALRHVRRSLYLRMQVEELEEKK; encoded by the exons GTTTTGTGTGTGAAACTATGTGGAAACCTGAAATTCTATCAGTCAAATGTTTATAGTACACTGGTGCCATCTGATG aaaTCACAATTAGTTATAAACATGGCCTTCCCTTGATAACACTTACTCTGCCGTCCAGAAAAGAGCGCTGTCAATTTGTAGTCAAGCCAATGTTATCGACAGTGGGTTCATTCCTTCAGGACCTACAAAATGAAGACACAGGCATCAGGACAGCTGCCATCTTCACAgcag ATGGCACTGAAATTGCAGCTTCAACCTTGATGGAAATCTTGCTAAAGAATGATTTTAAACTTGTTATTGATAAAATAACATATGATGTACAGTGCCCTAAGAAAG aaaacCTGAGCAGCGAGCAGGCTACTGAGATGGAAAACATGAAATCTTTGGTTTACAGACTGTTCACCGCCTTGCATTTAGAAGAGTTTCAGAAGAAGAGAGAGCACCATCTGCTGGAGAAAATTGACCACCTGAAGGGACAGCTGCAGCCCCTCGAACAG aTGAAAGCTAGAATCGAAGCTCGCTCAGAAGCCAAAATCAGTGGACTCCTGTGGGCTGGATTAGCGATGCTGTCTGTTCAGGGCGGAGCAATGGCCTGGCTCACCTGGTGGGTGTACTCCTGGGATATCATGGAACCAGTTACATACTTCATCACATTTGCAAATTCCATGGTCTTTTTTGCATACTTTATAGTCACTCGACAG gaTTATACTTACTCAGCTGTAAAGAGTAGGCAGTTTCTTCACTTCTTCCATAAGAGATCAAAGCAACAGCATTTTGATGTGGAACAGTACAACAAGCTAAAAGATGACCTTGCTAAG GCCACCGAAGCCCTGAGACATGTGCGCCGCTCTCTCTATTTGCGGATGCAAGTAGAGGAACTCGAGGAAAAGAAGTAA